Proteins found in one Nocardia brasiliensis ATCC 700358 genomic segment:
- a CDS encoding AraC family transcriptional regulator gives MAAGRSADEITPESATDRRFTVGEPAAGSPGNHPALPPASPIDGTASTHLIRLVRDTALRFGVGADRLAAIHGVDDAALSGELNRIPLHSLIRLWELLAQAHPEPGAGLAVVAAAPLGTLTTWDYLVTNGPTLTDALLAAQPYHRLVTAAAEGFDLTHDGALTVGFRTTAGDPAVVAAVNEYVLAYYLRRAREATGRPVVPERVAFSRAAPADHAVLVEAFGTHRIEFDAPADTITFTAADATAALPRADPMLAELLRSHADLVLATARTIPGPLEAFRVALGAALTAGDAALTTVARRLAVSPRTLQRQLAEHGTSWRAEYDRVRYEQAKALLAEGHLTTAAVADRLGFTDDRALRKAVHRWSGTSPSRLTTG, from the coding sequence GTGGCAGCGGGACGATCGGCGGACGAGATCACGCCGGAGTCGGCCACCGACCGCCGGTTCACCGTCGGCGAACCGGCAGCGGGTTCGCCGGGCAACCACCCGGCGCTGCCCCCGGCCTCGCCGATCGACGGCACGGCCTCGACACATCTGATCCGGCTGGTCCGCGACACCGCGCTGCGGTTCGGCGTCGGCGCGGACCGGCTCGCGGCGATCCACGGGGTCGACGACGCGGCGCTGTCGGGCGAGCTCAATCGCATACCGCTGCACTCGCTGATCCGGCTGTGGGAGCTGCTCGCGCAGGCCCATCCGGAGCCGGGGGCCGGGCTCGCGGTGGTCGCCGCCGCGCCGCTCGGCACGCTCACCACCTGGGACTATCTCGTCACGAACGGGCCGACGCTCACCGACGCGCTGCTCGCCGCACAGCCGTATCACCGGTTGGTGACCGCGGCCGCCGAAGGCTTCGACCTCACCCACGACGGCGCGCTCACCGTCGGCTTCCGCACCACCGCGGGCGATCCGGCGGTGGTGGCGGCCGTCAACGAGTACGTGCTCGCCTACTACCTGCGGCGCGCTCGCGAAGCCACCGGCAGGCCGGTGGTGCCCGAGCGGGTCGCCTTCAGCCGCGCCGCGCCGGCCGACCACGCCGTGCTGGTGGAAGCCTTCGGCACGCACCGCATCGAGTTCGACGCGCCCGCCGACACCATCACTTTCACCGCCGCCGACGCCACCGCCGCACTACCGCGCGCCGACCCGATGTTGGCCGAGCTGCTGCGCAGCCACGCCGACCTGGTTCTGGCCACCGCGCGCACCATCCCCGGTCCGCTGGAAGCCTTCCGCGTCGCGCTGGGCGCCGCCCTCACGGCCGGTGACGCGGCGCTCACGACCGTCGCCCGGCGCCTCGCGGTCAGTCCGCGCACTCTGCAGCGGCAGCTCGCCGAACACGGCACCAGCTGGCGAGCCGAATACGACCGGGTCCGCTACGAACAGGCGAAAGCGCTACTGGCCGAAGGACATCTGACCACCGCGGCGGTCGCCGACCGGCTCGGCTTCACCGACGATCGGGCGCTGCGCAAAGCAGTGCACCGCTGGAGCGGCACCTCCCCGTCGCGCCTCACAACCGGCTGA
- a CDS encoding NADP-dependent oxidoreductase gives MSTQTTEATGTTQINLPRTSREIQLAARPTGAPTAANFALVDQPIPALAEGQILVRNTWMSVDPYMRGRMDDRPSYIAPFQLGEALEGSAVGEVVASTAPGIPVGSTVSHFAGWREYAVLDAAVATPIDPTLAADHHYLGALGTTGLTAYAALTDVAQVNPGDTVFISAAAGAVGSVAGQIARALGAAKVIGSAGGPAKTRLLLDEFGFDAALDYRAGDLAGQLAAAAPEGIDVYLDSVGGEHLRVAVEAMRPKGRIALVGAISGYNGSTDAPGPDLYKAATKEVSLRGMLVNSYFPIFGEYIGKAAGWLADGTLRTTETVYEGLEQAPAAFLGVLSGANTGKMLVRLG, from the coding sequence ATGAGCACGCAGACCACCGAGGCCACCGGCACCACCCAGATCAACCTGCCGCGGACCTCGCGCGAGATCCAGTTGGCGGCGCGACCGACCGGCGCACCGACCGCCGCGAATTTCGCGCTGGTGGACCAGCCGATTCCGGCGCTGGCCGAGGGACAGATCCTGGTGCGCAACACCTGGATGTCGGTGGACCCGTACATGCGGGGCCGGATGGACGACCGGCCGTCCTACATCGCGCCGTTCCAGCTGGGCGAGGCTTTGGAAGGATCCGCGGTCGGCGAGGTCGTCGCCTCCACGGCCCCGGGAATTCCGGTGGGCAGCACCGTGTCCCACTTCGCGGGCTGGCGAGAGTACGCCGTACTGGACGCGGCCGTGGCCACCCCGATCGACCCCACGCTCGCGGCCGACCACCACTACCTCGGCGCCCTCGGCACCACCGGTCTCACCGCGTACGCCGCGCTCACCGATGTGGCGCAGGTGAATCCCGGTGACACCGTGTTCATCTCGGCCGCCGCAGGCGCGGTCGGCAGTGTCGCGGGCCAGATCGCCCGGGCGCTCGGCGCGGCGAAGGTGATCGGCTCCGCGGGCGGCCCGGCCAAGACCCGGTTGCTGCTCGACGAATTCGGCTTCGACGCCGCGCTCGACTACCGGGCCGGTGACCTGGCCGGGCAGCTGGCCGCGGCGGCGCCCGAGGGCATCGACGTCTACCTCGACAGCGTGGGCGGCGAACACCTGCGCGTCGCGGTCGAGGCGATGCGGCCGAAGGGCCGGATCGCACTGGTCGGTGCGATCAGCGGATACAACGGCAGCACCGACGCGCCGGGTCCGGACCTGTACAAGGCTGCCACCAAGGAGGTTTCGCTGCGCGGCATGCTGGTCAACAGCTACTTCCCGATCTTCGGCGAGTACATCGGCAAGGCCGCGGGCTGGCTGGCCGACGGCACCCTGCGCACCACCGAAACCGTCTACGAGGGACTGGAGCAGGCCCCGGCCGCCTTCCTCGGCGTGCTGTCCGGCGCCAACACCGGCAAGATGCTGGTGCGGCTTGGCTGA
- a CDS encoding dipeptidase, with the protein MPHFLWEQHCCLPLLPSARIADLARYPSGSYLSVNVGYSAQSTADSLALIRQFRAEAAADGRFRLVHKHSDIGDPETRALAFDLEDSGPLGGDLDNVARFYELGVRSLLPTYNHANAAGCGCLDTEDTGLTAYGRDLVRALNDTGMFVDGSHCSRRTALDLATHSQAPVIYSHSNFAALWEHPRNITDEQAKACAATGGVIGLNGVGIFLGHNGIDAAGARIEALADQVEHGAALVGIEHIGIGSDYSFDAADFNDMLAQHPEAFSESYTKWGPLQWVPPEDLLGLGTVPGLDEVLARRGFSAADRAAVFGGNFSRVAAQVWRD; encoded by the coding sequence TTGCCGCACTTTCTCTGGGAGCAGCACTGCTGTCTGCCGCTGCTGCCGTCGGCGCGGATCGCGGATCTGGCGCGCTATCCGTCCGGTTCGTATCTGTCGGTGAACGTCGGCTATTCGGCGCAGTCGACCGCTGATTCGCTGGCACTGATCCGGCAGTTCCGCGCGGAAGCGGCCGCCGACGGCCGATTCCGGTTGGTGCACAAGCACTCTGACATCGGCGACCCGGAAACCCGCGCGCTGGCCTTCGATCTGGAGGACTCGGGCCCGCTCGGCGGTGACCTGGACAACGTGGCGCGGTTCTACGAGTTGGGTGTGCGTTCGCTGCTGCCCACCTACAACCATGCCAACGCGGCCGGGTGCGGGTGTCTCGACACCGAGGACACCGGGCTCACCGCCTACGGCCGAGATCTGGTGCGCGCGCTCAACGACACCGGCATGTTCGTCGACGGTTCGCACTGTTCCCGGCGCACCGCGCTGGATCTGGCCACGCATTCGCAGGCGCCGGTGATCTACAGCCACTCCAATTTCGCCGCGCTGTGGGAGCATCCGCGCAATATCACCGACGAGCAGGCGAAGGCCTGTGCCGCCACCGGCGGGGTGATCGGACTGAACGGCGTCGGAATCTTTCTGGGACACAACGGGATCGATGCGGCGGGCGCGCGGATCGAAGCGCTGGCCGACCAGGTCGAGCACGGTGCCGCACTGGTCGGCATCGAGCACATCGGGATCGGATCGGACTATTCCTTCGACGCCGCGGATTTCAACGACATGCTCGCGCAGCATCCCGAGGCGTTCTCCGAGTCCTACACGAAATGGGGTCCGCTGCAGTGGGTTCCGCCGGAGGACCTGCTCGGCCTGGGTACGGTGCCCGGCCTGGACGAGGTACTCGCCCGGCGCGGCTTCAGCGCCGCCGATCGTGCGGCGGTGTTCGGTGGCAACTTCTCCCGCGTCGCGGCACAGGTCTGGCGGGACTAG
- a CDS encoding AMIN-like domain-containing (lipo)protein codes for MRRLFLLIASVALCAGLWIVPGAATATPSYCGLVWGSLDKTNPAMSTAPVTGLRTGRHECFDRLVIDLAGPVPGYRVGYVDRVRADGSGTPVALRGGAFLNVVVLAPAYNDAGHATYQPAHRAELADVTGYRTFRQVAWAGSFEGQTTVGLGVRARLPVRVFTLEGPGDGSRVVVDVAHLW; via the coding sequence ATGCGTCGCTTGTTTCTCCTGATCGCCTCCGTCGCGCTGTGCGCCGGTCTCTGGATCGTGCCCGGCGCGGCTACCGCGACTCCCTCCTACTGCGGACTGGTGTGGGGTTCGCTCGACAAAACGAATCCCGCGATGTCCACCGCGCCGGTCACCGGCCTGCGCACCGGCCGCCACGAATGCTTCGACCGGCTGGTCATCGACCTGGCCGGCCCGGTGCCGGGGTATCGGGTCGGCTACGTCGACCGGGTCCGCGCGGACGGATCGGGTACGCCGGTAGCGCTGCGCGGCGGCGCGTTCCTGAACGTCGTCGTGCTCGCGCCCGCCTACAACGACGCGGGGCACGCCACCTACCAGCCGGCGCACCGAGCCGAGCTGGCCGACGTGACCGGCTATCGCACGTTCCGTCAGGTCGCGTGGGCCGGCTCGTTCGAGGGCCAGACCACCGTCGGTCTCGGTGTGCGCGCCCGCTTGCCGGTGCGGGTGTTCACTCTCGAAGGTCCCGGTGACGGCTCGCGCGTCGTGGTGGATGTAGCACACTTGTGGTAA